The following proteins are encoded in a genomic region of Sulfurovum indicum:
- a CDS encoding DciA family protein yields MKNVSMILSHLTNQPQFKYLKQQACYQKYISLLGSKWKKAIAFVYIKNETLFVAVTHPGFKMELNYNRDLLKSVLTQLASLDTDCTMLQAKKVVVFHSKYRSIIQEGTAEKSVPYYSELASSDFTIESKDPDIKAQFEKIKTTIKCNQ; encoded by the coding sequence ATGAAAAATGTGTCTATGATCTTGTCTCATCTTACCAACCAGCCTCAATTCAAATATTTAAAACAACAGGCATGCTACCAAAAATATATCTCACTTCTTGGCAGCAAATGGAAAAAAGCGATCGCATTTGTCTACATCAAAAACGAAACCCTTTTTGTTGCGGTCACGCATCCCGGTTTTAAAATGGAACTCAATTATAATAGAGATTTATTAAAAAGCGTATTAACACAGCTTGCATCCCTGGACACTGACTGTACAATGTTACAGGCAAAAAAGGTAGTGGTCTTCCATAGCAAATACCGTTCCATCATTCAGGAAGGTACTGCGGAAAAGAGTGTTCCCTACTATAGTGAACTTGCAAGCAGTGATTTCACCATAGAGAGTAAAGATCCCGATATCAAAGCACAATTTGAAAAGATCAAAACGACAATCAAATGCAATCAGTAA
- the purD gene encoding phosphoribosylamine--glycine ligase, producing MDILIIGSGGREYSIGLALKKDENVEKIYFAPGNGATDELGENLSITDFNALADFVEENDIDLTIVGPEAPLVEGIVDVFKSRGLTIFGPTAKAAQLEGSKIFMKNFLARHNVPTARYIETSSLEEAYRFINTLEAPIVVKADGLCGGKGVIIAKSHDEAKKAAGEMLSGNSFGEAGTSIVVEEFLDGYELSVFAICDGKDYVVLPAAQDHKRLLDNDEGPNTGGMGAYAPTPLVNEELYRKLDERVIKPTLKGMEEEGMPFTGVLFIGVMVVNGDPVILEYNVRFGDPECEELMPLLKSPASELFYKAATGDLKNIKIEFLDKYAVGVVMASKDYPYKSSPAAEIIIDDIHHEEVQENTHISYAGVSRGEDGKLYATGGRVLVCVGLGDSIKEARDRAYMLVGQVHFAGKQCRTDIAYQAL from the coding sequence ATGGATATATTGATCATAGGCAGCGGGGGACGTGAGTATTCTATCGGTTTGGCATTGAAAAAAGATGAGAATGTAGAGAAGATATACTTCGCACCGGGCAACGGTGCGACAGATGAGTTGGGAGAGAACCTTTCGATTACTGATTTTAATGCTTTGGCGGATTTTGTTGAAGAAAATGATATTGATCTGACCATTGTTGGACCGGAAGCACCTTTGGTCGAAGGGATCGTCGATGTCTTTAAATCCAGAGGATTGACTATTTTCGGACCTACAGCCAAAGCAGCACAGCTTGAGGGTTCAAAAATATTTATGAAGAATTTTCTGGCACGTCACAATGTACCTACTGCACGTTATATTGAAACCTCGTCTTTGGAAGAGGCATACAGGTTCATCAATACGCTTGAAGCTCCAATCGTTGTCAAAGCTGACGGACTGTGTGGCGGTAAAGGGGTTATTATTGCCAAAAGTCATGATGAAGCAAAAAAAGCAGCCGGTGAGATGCTTTCTGGAAATTCATTTGGTGAGGCAGGAACGTCGATCGTTGTAGAAGAGTTTCTGGACGGATATGAACTCTCTGTTTTTGCTATTTGTGATGGGAAGGATTATGTGGTCCTTCCTGCGGCACAGGACCATAAAAGACTGTTGGATAATGATGAAGGACCAAATACCGGCGGAATGGGTGCTTATGCACCGACACCGTTAGTAAATGAAGAACTGTACCGTAAACTTGATGAACGTGTTATCAAGCCGACTCTGAAAGGGATGGAAGAGGAAGGTATGCCTTTTACCGGTGTACTTTTTATCGGAGTGATGGTGGTTAATGGAGACCCTGTTATTCTTGAATACAATGTACGTTTTGGTGACCCTGAATGTGAAGAGTTGATGCCTTTGCTCAAGTCTCCTGCTTCAGAGCTTTTCTATAAGGCAGCAACAGGTGATCTAAAAAATATCAAGATCGAATTTCTTGACAAGTATGCTGTTGGTGTGGTAATGGCGAGCAAAGATTACCCATATAAAAGTTCTCCTGCAGCTGAGATCATCATCGATGATATTCACCATGAGGAAGTTCAGGAGAATACCCATATCTCATATGCCGGAGTAAGCCGTGGAGAAGATGGAAAACTCTATGCGACCGGTGGCCGTGTGTTGGTATGTGTAGGGCTTGGCGACAGTATAAAAGAGGCAAGAGACCGCGCCTATATGCTGGTGGGTCAGGTACATTTTGCCGGTAAGCAGTGTCGTACAGATATTGCCTATCAGGCACTGTAA
- the nhaD gene encoding sodium:proton antiporter NhaD translates to MHDQLHLTTTWVGILSLIIFIVGYYFIATEDKYHINKAKPALITGTGIFMLIGLYFSLNGMDGHHLEKEVEHLIVEIAGIFFFLYVAMTYIEAMIDRGVFSALRYNLVSKGYSYKKLFWITGLLAFFISPVADNLTTALILSTVLITIDKENKEFLVPGAINIVVAANAGGAWSPFGDITTLMVWVAGKGEFVDFLYLFPASILGWYVTAFLLSRFIPDGEPPFNAEEKRAEILPGGKQIMGLFALTISMAVISHQVLHLPAMWGMMFGLAILKLYTYYLNTKLSVEVDTDGLVCQKLNPFSWIAKIENDTLLFFFGILAAVGGLHFLGFLEYFTALYTQFGATTVNIGVGFLSAIVDNVPVMSAVLKSNPDMGVSTHAQWMLVTLTAGVGGSLISFGSAAGVGVMGKLHGIYTFASHMKYAWTVLVGYLLSVSIWYVQFIILGIGA, encoded by the coding sequence ATGCACGACCAACTACACTTGACCACTACCTGGGTAGGAATACTCTCTCTTATTATATTTATTGTAGGATATTACTTTATTGCAACAGAAGATAAATACCATATCAATAAAGCAAAACCGGCACTGATAACAGGTACCGGTATATTTATGCTTATAGGGCTCTATTTTTCTCTTAACGGAATGGACGGACATCATCTTGAAAAAGAGGTTGAGCATCTTATTGTAGAGATCGCGGGTATCTTCTTCTTTCTCTATGTTGCTATGACCTACATTGAAGCGATGATCGATCGGGGGGTCTTTTCCGCACTTCGGTACAATCTCGTTTCAAAAGGCTACAGTTATAAAAAACTTTTTTGGATCACAGGTCTTTTGGCTTTCTTCATCTCTCCGGTAGCCGATAACCTGACGACGGCGCTGATCCTTTCTACGGTTCTGATAACGATCGATAAAGAGAACAAGGAGTTCCTTGTACCTGGAGCCATCAATATTGTTGTAGCAGCAAATGCAGGTGGTGCATGGAGTCCATTTGGGGATATTACGACACTTATGGTGTGGGTAGCAGGTAAAGGAGAGTTTGTTGACTTCCTCTATCTGTTTCCGGCATCTATTCTTGGATGGTATGTGACAGCATTTTTACTTTCCCGTTTTATTCCGGATGGTGAACCACCGTTTAATGCGGAAGAGAAAAGAGCAGAGATTCTTCCTGGCGGTAAACAGATCATGGGACTTTTTGCATTGACCATCAGTATGGCGGTCATTTCCCACCAGGTATTGCACCTGCCTGCAATGTGGGGAATGATGTTCGGTCTGGCAATCCTGAAACTTTATACCTATTATCTTAATACAAAACTGAGTGTGGAAGTTGATACGGACGGTTTGGTTTGTCAGAAGCTGAACCCTTTTTCCTGGATTGCAAAGATCGAGAATGACACACTGCTTTTCTTCTTTGGTATTCTGGCAGCCGTAGGCGGGCTTCACTTTCTTGGATTCTTGGAGTATTTTACAGCATTGTATACCCAGTTCGGTGCAACAACGGTGAATATCGGTGTAGGGTTTCTTTCCGCGATCGTAGATAATGTTCCGGTCATGTCTGCAGTACTTAAATCAAATCCTGATATGGGAGTAAGTACACATGCACAGTGGATGCTGGTCACGCTTACCGCCGGAGTAGGGGGAAGCCTTATATCCTTTGGTTCGGCTGCAGGTGTAGGGGTAATGGGTAAACTTCACGGTATCTATACCTTTGCTTCGCACATGAAGTATGCATGGACAGTTTTAGTCGGGTATCTTTTATCGGTAAGCATTTGGTATGTTCAGTTTATTATACTTGGTATCGGAGCTTAG
- a CDS encoding cation diffusion facilitator family transporter, with amino-acid sequence MSSQKKATVISTSVATLLVFIKLAIGIASGSVAVLASAIDSLLDMAVSIFNFFAIKKSEEEPNEFYHYGKGKIQAIAGVIEGTIITMSGIYIIYVAIEKLRKGTETTLLTPSIIAMAISITVTYILVNYLLKVAKETDSIVIKADALHYKTDLWSNAAVLAALGLVYITGYDSIDAVFGLGIGLYIIYSAYGIIVEGVEILLDKALDGKMVAKIGEIISRHPEVTSYHWLKTRTDGSTNFVEFHMVLRPNMLLLEAHRIADEVEDKIMALDRNKKWVITPHFDPYDDEEVNIAMLHGKPLVDLKQSID; translated from the coding sequence ATGTCTTCACAAAAAAAAGCTACTGTTATTTCTACTTCGGTAGCGACTCTGCTCGTTTTTATTAAATTGGCTATTGGGATTGCCAGCGGTTCAGTAGCAGTGCTGGCTTCTGCTATTGATTCACTGCTTGATATGGCAGTCTCTATTTTCAACTTCTTTGCAATCAAAAAATCTGAAGAAGAGCCAAATGAATTCTATCATTACGGTAAAGGAAAGATCCAGGCGATTGCCGGAGTGATCGAAGGAACGATTATTACGATGTCGGGAATCTACATTATTTATGTAGCCATCGAGAAATTGCGTAAGGGTACTGAGACAACATTGCTGACGCCTTCTATTATTGCTATGGCAATATCGATTACCGTGACGTATATTCTGGTGAACTATCTACTGAAAGTTGCCAAAGAGACTGACAGTATCGTGATCAAAGCAGATGCTTTGCACTATAAGACAGACCTTTGGAGCAATGCGGCGGTACTGGCAGCTCTTGGACTGGTCTATATAACAGGATATGACAGTATTGATGCAGTTTTCGGTCTTGGAATCGGTCTCTATATTATCTATTCTGCCTATGGGATCATTGTAGAGGGGGTGGAGATACTGCTTGATAAAGCGTTGGACGGAAAGATGGTGGCAAAGATCGGAGAGATTATCTCCCGGCATCCTGAAGTGACTAGTTACCACTGGTTGAAAACACGTACGGACGGAAGTACGAATTTTGTGGAGTTTCATATGGTGCTCCGTCCCAACATGTTGCTCCTGGAAGCCCATCGTATCGCTGATGAGGTGGAAGACAAGATCATGGCGTTAGACAGGAACAAAAAATGGGTGATCACTCCGCATTTTGACCCCTATGATGATGAAGAGGTCAATATCGCAATGTTGCACGGCAAACCATTGGTTGATCTGAAACAAAGCATAGATTGA
- a CDS encoding L-aspartate oxidase: MSKYDVLIIGAGIAGLYAAMKLPASKKVLVVCKDIPWECNTFYAQGGMATALNEADVPVHIEDTMAAGAYHNDREAVEILSTTSLKTTAEMIKAGMEFDKDGEGNILYTKEAAHSVERIVHAGGDATGRYMHYFAMVQNKHQLQRNTLVYDLLIRNGRCYGVKATVNYEPTTIYADDVIIASGGIGSLYAYNTNSRTVSADIHGICVEKGIELADMEFMQFHPTVFVDTPYARKLLLTEALRGEGAHVVGEKGNRFLFEYDERGELASRDIVARGIFDYKRRTGENVYLDFSMFEEKWFHERFPNITHTFEAIGYHFPQDRISVSPAFHYANGGIKCDTNGCIPGMEGLYVIGEAARTGVHGANRLASNSLLEGVVFAQRAVEHLLGKGHQAVQTPTFEKDYGNILHKENDKTYKQKLRQVMWEDIGIIRSTKGLHEAKNLIYDMKNQEIGRLLQLRLNTASAIVEAALARTESLGSHYIEN; the protein is encoded by the coding sequence TTGAGTAAGTATGATGTACTGATCATAGGGGCCGGGATTGCAGGGCTGTATGCTGCAATGAAACTGCCTGCAAGCAAAAAAGTATTGGTAGTATGTAAAGATATTCCATGGGAGTGTAATACTTTTTATGCCCAGGGGGGGATGGCAACGGCGTTAAATGAAGCGGATGTTCCGGTACACATTGAAGATACTATGGCAGCCGGTGCCTACCATAACGATCGTGAGGCTGTTGAAATACTCTCCACTACTTCTTTGAAAACTACTGCAGAGATGATCAAAGCAGGGATGGAATTCGATAAAGATGGTGAGGGCAATATTCTCTATACAAAAGAGGCAGCACATTCAGTAGAGCGTATTGTTCATGCAGGAGGAGATGCAACAGGACGCTATATGCACTATTTTGCAATGGTACAGAACAAGCACCAGCTGCAGCGTAATACTTTGGTCTACGACCTTTTGATCCGCAATGGCCGTTGTTATGGTGTTAAGGCAACAGTCAATTATGAACCGACCACTATCTATGCGGATGATGTCATCATTGCGTCAGGAGGTATAGGCTCACTGTATGCCTACAATACAAATTCCAGGACTGTATCTGCTGATATTCACGGGATCTGCGTAGAAAAAGGTATTGAGCTTGCTGATATGGAGTTTATGCAGTTCCACCCGACAGTCTTTGTTGATACTCCTTATGCAAGAAAGTTGCTTTTGACAGAAGCACTGCGCGGTGAGGGTGCACATGTGGTGGGAGAGAAGGGAAACCGTTTCCTTTTTGAGTATGATGAACGCGGAGAGCTTGCAAGTCGTGACATTGTGGCACGGGGTATCTTTGACTATAAACGTAGAACCGGTGAGAATGTCTATCTTGACTTCTCGATGTTTGAAGAGAAGTGGTTTCATGAACGTTTCCCGAATATCACGCATACATTTGAGGCGATAGGCTATCACTTCCCACAGGACCGTATTTCGGTCTCTCCGGCATTTCACTATGCCAATGGGGGGATTAAATGTGATACCAACGGATGCATTCCAGGTATGGAAGGGCTCTATGTGATCGGAGAGGCAGCACGTACCGGAGTACATGGTGCCAACAGGCTTGCGTCGAACTCACTGCTTGAAGGAGTGGTCTTTGCACAGCGTGCAGTGGAACACCTTCTGGGGAAAGGACATCAGGCAGTGCAGACACCTACTTTTGAGAAGGATTATGGTAATATTCTGCACAAAGAAAACGATAAGACCTATAAACAGAAACTACGTCAGGTGATGTGGGAGGATATAGGGATTATCAGGAGCACCAAAGGCCTGCATGAGGCAAAGAACCTGATCTATGATATGAAAAATCAGGAGATCGGACGACTGCTTCAGTTGCGTCTTAATACTGCTTCAGCTATTGTTGAGGCAGCATTGGCACGTACAGAGTCTTTGGGCTCACACTACATAGAAAACTAA
- a CDS encoding uroporphyrinogen-III synthase: MIYLLSPVQREGTVFLPMIGFTTVAETIDFSGIDTLMFTSKQAVKVADQIDQKWKEYPSIAIGNATKKQIEDLGGEVIYQPQHFYGEVLSQDIAMFFRERKILYLRPNEVSFDAKTFLAKQGIRLFEQIIYETTCVKYDKEDMPQKDAVIIFTSPSTIHCFFRNFSWDPSYTAVVIGEATKVHLPKGARYAVAKEPLIASCIEKAEEILLSSNSK; this comes from the coding sequence ATGATCTACCTGTTATCACCGGTACAAAGGGAGGGTACTGTTTTTCTACCGATGATCGGGTTCACTACTGTGGCAGAAACAATTGATTTTTCCGGTATTGACACCCTGATGTTTACTTCAAAACAGGCAGTAAAAGTAGCAGATCAGATTGATCAAAAATGGAAAGAATACCCCTCTATTGCCATTGGCAATGCAACCAAAAAACAGATCGAGGATCTTGGCGGCGAAGTGATCTATCAGCCTCAGCATTTTTATGGTGAGGTGTTGAGTCAGGATATCGCTATGTTTTTCAGGGAGCGGAAAATACTCTATCTCCGCCCCAATGAGGTCTCTTTTGATGCTAAAACATTTTTGGCAAAGCAGGGGATTAGACTATTTGAACAGATTATTTATGAGACGACATGTGTCAAGTATGATAAAGAAGATATGCCGCAAAAAGATGCAGTCATTATCTTTACTTCACCTTCGACGATCCATTGTTTTTTCAGGAATTTTTCCTGGGACCCAAGTTATACGGCTGTGGTAATAGGAGAGGCGACAAAAGTTCATTTACCCAAAGGTGCACGTTATGCAGTGGCCAAGGAGCCGCTTATTGCCTCCTGTATTGAAAAAGCAGAGGAGATTTTACTCTCTTCTAACTCCAAATAG
- the htpG gene encoding molecular chaperone HtpG, giving the protein MGKHQFQTEIGQLLKLMTHSLYSNKEIFLRELVSNASDAIDKFNYLRLTEEQFKEEEWSGKIFIKLDKEDNSLTIGDNGIGMNEEDLMENLGTIAKSGTKAFMENLTGDAKKDSNLIGQFGVGFYSVFMVAEHVDVISKKAGEEQAYKFSTDGTGEYEVTPVTKESHGTVIYMKLKDDEKEFLDKWRVEEVVKKYSNHIAYPIVLNYSDVEYEGEGDERKEKRVQKSEQINEATALWTLPKSELKKEDYVEFYKTISHDSEEPLLYLHNKVEGANEFTTLFYIPRTAPMDMYRADYQPGVKLYVKRVFITDDEKELLPPYLRFVRGIIDSEDLPLNVSREILQENRILANIKQTSVKRILNAVKKLEGEDFDRFVSQYNRVIKEGIYTDYTNKETLLEIVRYKSSSQEGLVSFEDYISRGDSEKKEIYYIIGEDEKVLRNSPLLEAYKKANIEVLIMDDQEVDSIVTPMIGTYKEWTLKDITTIEAPDSKTEEEKKEIEEEFKPLVEKIKKTLGDEIKEVKISTRLTESPSCVLKDASDPMAGMAAMFAQMGQEMPEIPLILEINPDHEMIKKLEKVEDNTLFDDMAWLLLDTAKLSEGIEPKDKTAFAHRIAKLATKAI; this is encoded by the coding sequence ATGGGAAAACATCAGTTTCAAACAGAAATAGGACAGCTCTTAAAGCTTATGACACACTCTTTGTATTCGAATAAAGAGATCTTTTTAAGAGAGTTGGTCTCAAATGCAAGTGATGCAATCGACAAGTTCAACTACCTAAGATTGACAGAGGAGCAGTTTAAAGAAGAAGAGTGGTCAGGAAAAATTTTTATCAAGCTTGATAAAGAGGATAATTCGTTGACTATCGGTGACAACGGTATTGGGATGAATGAAGAGGATCTGATGGAGAACCTTGGAACAATTGCCAAGTCCGGTACCAAAGCTTTCATGGAAAATCTTACAGGAGATGCGAAAAAAGATTCAAATCTGATCGGCCAGTTCGGGGTAGGATTTTACTCTGTCTTCATGGTAGCGGAGCATGTGGATGTTATCTCCAAAAAAGCTGGGGAGGAACAGGCTTATAAATTCAGTACTGATGGTACCGGTGAGTATGAAGTAACACCAGTAACCAAAGAGTCCCATGGTACGGTTATTTACATGAAGCTCAAAGATGATGAAAAAGAGTTTCTTGATAAATGGCGTGTCGAAGAGGTTGTCAAAAAATATTCCAACCATATTGCCTATCCGATTGTTCTCAACTACTCTGATGTGGAGTATGAGGGTGAAGGAGATGAGAGAAAAGAGAAGAGAGTACAGAAATCCGAACAGATCAACGAAGCGACAGCACTTTGGACTCTGCCGAAATCAGAGTTGAAAAAAGAGGATTATGTAGAGTTTTACAAAACGATCTCCCATGACAGTGAAGAACCACTGTTGTATCTACATAATAAAGTAGAGGGTGCCAATGAGTTCACGACACTCTTCTACATTCCGAGAACGGCGCCTATGGATATGTACAGGGCGGACTACCAGCCGGGTGTCAAACTGTATGTAAAGCGTGTATTTATTACCGATGATGAAAAAGAGCTGTTACCGCCGTATTTGAGATTTGTCCGCGGTATTATCGATTCGGAGGATCTGCCGCTGAATGTCAGCCGTGAGATCTTGCAGGAAAACAGAATTTTGGCGAACATTAAACAGACTTCAGTCAAGAGAATCCTGAATGCGGTCAAAAAGCTTGAGGGAGAGGACTTTGACCGTTTTGTTTCTCAGTACAACAGAGTGATCAAAGAGGGGATCTATACGGATTATACGAATAAAGAGACACTGCTTGAGATTGTACGCTACAAGAGTTCAAGCCAGGAGGGACTGGTATCGTTTGAAGACTATATATCCCGCGGAGACAGTGAGAAGAAAGAGATCTATTATATCATCGGTGAGGATGAAAAAGTGTTGAGAAACTCTCCGCTGCTTGAAGCATATAAAAAAGCCAATATTGAAGTGCTCATTATGGATGATCAGGAGGTGGACAGTATTGTTACACCAATGATCGGTACCTACAAAGAGTGGACACTGAAAGATATTACGACAATAGAGGCGCCTGACTCCAAGACCGAAGAGGAAAAAAAGGAGATAGAAGAGGAGTTCAAGCCGCTTGTAGAGAAGATTAAAAAGACTCTGGGTGATGAGATCAAAGAGGTAAAGATCTCTACCCGTTTGACAGAAAGCCCATCCTGTGTACTCAAAGACGCTTCCGATCCTATGGCGGGTATGGCTGCCATGTTCGCACAGATGGGACAGGAGATGCCAGAGATACCGCTTATCCTTGAGATCAATCCTGACCATGAAATGATCAAAAAACTTGAAAAAGTGGAAGATAATACACTCTTTGACGATATGGCATGGCTGTTGCTTGATACAGCAAAACTCTCAGAAGGTATCGAACCTAAAGATAAAACAGCTTTTGCACACCGTATTGCAAAGCTGGCTACCAAAGCGATCTGA
- the guaA gene encoding glutamine-hydrolyzing GMP synthase, giving the protein MKNVPIVVLDFGSQYTQLIARKLRESGVYTEVVPYRESIEDIKAKKPQGIILSGGPASVYAEDAYKPDDAIWDLGLPILGICYGMQLITQHFGGEVIPADHHEYGKAKLHIENENSLIFKDVEQDSIVWMSHGDRAERLPEGFEVIGTSENSPYAAIANETAHIYAFQFHPEVHHSVEGTRMLKNFAKHICGCESTWNMGSFAKEKIAQIRKQVGDKKVLCGVSGGVDSSVVAAMLNEALPKEQLICVFVDQGLLRKDEAEQVQDMFKLLDIPLITIDAKKEFMEVLAGVTDPEQKRKAIGEKFIEVFDKEASRHTDVSFLAQGTLYTDVIESVSVKGPSKTIKSHHNVGGLPDWMTFELVEPLREIFKDEVRKLGLELGLPKHMIGRHPFPGPGLAIRVMGEVNEEALRLLRESDAIMQEELRATGYYDKVWQAFTVLLNVQSVGVMGDNRTYDNTVCVRMVESVDGMTATFAHIPHDVLEGISRRIINEIDGINRVVYDISSKPPATIEWE; this is encoded by the coding sequence ATGAAAAACGTACCTATTGTAGTCTTGGACTTCGGATCTCAGTATACGCAGCTTATTGCCAGAAAACTCAGAGAGTCCGGTGTCTACACAGAAGTCGTACCCTATCGTGAAAGTATTGAAGATATCAAAGCGAAGAAACCGCAGGGAATTATTCTCTCAGGAGGTCCGGCATCAGTTTATGCAGAGGATGCGTATAAACCGGATGATGCAATCTGGGATCTTGGGCTGCCGATACTAGGCATCTGTTACGGTATGCAGCTGATAACGCAGCATTTCGGTGGAGAAGTTATTCCTGCAGATCACCATGAGTACGGAAAGGCAAAGCTTCATATCGAAAATGAAAACTCTTTGATCTTCAAAGATGTGGAGCAGGATTCAATCGTTTGGATGAGTCACGGGGACAGGGCAGAGAGACTTCCTGAAGGCTTTGAAGTGATCGGAACGAGTGAAAACTCTCCATATGCAGCTATTGCCAATGAGACGGCACATATCTATGCTTTTCAGTTTCATCCGGAGGTTCATCACTCTGTGGAAGGAACCAGAATGCTCAAGAATTTCGCCAAGCATATCTGTGGATGTGAAAGTACATGGAACATGGGAAGCTTTGCAAAAGAGAAGATAGCACAGATCCGTAAGCAGGTAGGGGATAAAAAAGTACTGTGTGGCGTAAGTGGCGGCGTAGACTCTTCAGTGGTTGCTGCTATGCTGAATGAAGCATTGCCCAAAGAACAGCTTATCTGTGTTTTTGTCGATCAGGGTTTGTTGCGTAAAGATGAAGCAGAACAGGTACAGGACATGTTTAAACTGCTTGACATTCCTCTTATTACCATTGATGCAAAAAAAGAGTTTATGGAAGTTCTTGCCGGAGTAACTGATCCTGAGCAGAAACGTAAGGCGATCGGTGAGAAGTTCATAGAAGTGTTTGATAAAGAGGCGAGTAGACATACAGATGTCTCATTCCTGGCACAGGGAACACTCTATACTGACGTTATTGAGTCAGTTTCAGTCAAAGGGCCTTCCAAAACAATCAAATCACACCACAATGTCGGAGGACTTCCGGACTGGATGACCTTTGAATTGGTTGAACCTCTACGTGAAATTTTTAAAGATGAGGTACGCAAACTCGGACTTGAACTGGGATTGCCAAAACATATGATCGGTCGTCATCCTTTCCCTGGACCGGGACTGGCTATTCGTGTGATGGGTGAGGTAAACGAAGAGGCACTCAGACTGCTTCGCGAATCTGATGCTATCATGCAAGAAGAGCTTAGAGCAACAGGATATTACGATAAAGTATGGCAGGCATTTACAGTACTTCTCAATGTACAGTCAGTAGGTGTAATGGGTGACAATAGAACTTATGATAATACTGTCTGTGTACGTATGGTAGAATCAGTCGACGGTATGACGGCAACTTTTGCACATATTCCGCATGATGTTCTTGAAGGGATCAGCAGACGTATCATTAACGAGATCGACGGGATCAACCGTGTGGTTTATGATATATCATCAAAACCGCCGGCAACTATCGAATGGGAGTAG
- a CDS encoding RDD family protein, whose protein sequence is MNETSLQVASNVKRIWSFMIDDMVINLLLMIIFSSQLSALMSGITEVNEASVMMINQFIMDNIVIVLAIKVLYHTILVWQSGMTVGKYLLKIRVVEMNSGMRPSFTQAFWRASVRLISEMFFYIGFVFAFFSPLHQTLHDKLSNCVVTNA, encoded by the coding sequence ATGAACGAGACTTCATTGCAGGTAGCTTCAAACGTAAAACGGATCTGGTCATTCATGATCGATGATATGGTGATCAATCTTCTTTTAATGATCATTTTCTCTTCCCAGTTGTCGGCGTTGATGTCCGGAATCACCGAAGTGAATGAAGCTTCCGTCATGATGATCAATCAGTTCATTATGGATAACATTGTTATTGTTCTTGCGATCAAAGTGCTGTATCATACGATATTGGTCTGGCAAAGCGGCATGACGGTCGGAAAGTATCTGCTTAAGATCAGAGTAGTTGAAATGAATAGTGGAATGAGACCGAGTTTTACGCAGGCTTTTTGGCGTGCATCGGTACGTTTGATCAGTGAAATGTTTTTTTATATCGGGTTTGTGTTCGCATTCTTCTCTCCGCTCCATCAGACACTGCATGACAAACTCTCCAACTGTGTAGTGACAAATGCTTAG